A part of Aegilops tauschii subsp. strangulata cultivar AL8/78 chromosome 2, Aet v6.0, whole genome shotgun sequence genomic DNA contains:
- the LOC141040802 gene encoding uncharacterized protein produces MSWSVRGLNAPAKRSAVREVAEAHRATILCLQETKLETWTQAYVCDIGGLALEGCAVLPAIGTRGGAVILWNKNVVCVDTHAIGCYSITAKVSKTQGDDSFWLTTVYGPTDDTRKEDFLAEMVRAAPPMGEPWMINGDFNVIYEARDKNNLNLNRRLMGRFRAALDRAHLREIKCKNRRFTWTSECQDPTMVSIDKVFCNTEREALFPAHMLLAASTAYSDHCPPVLANSAAPRKRPIFKFESFWPRFPHFQEAVQRAWQRPVNHEYPITRLKVKMRRTAADLKIWARTLFSDAKAQFHLACEVMLRLDVAQERRSLTPTEFQLRRQLKQRLLGLAAIERARKRKASRISWLRAGDAKTAFFRLRSTPRGVKTTFTLCRPIQSLMSLMKTRQRLHTSTSATCLAPGSAELAL; encoded by the coding sequence ATGAGCTGGAGTGTTAGAGGCCTAAACGCCCCAGCTAAAAGATCTGCAGTAAGAGAAGTGGCAGAGGCACATCGAGCAACAATCCTCTGCCTCCAGGAGACGAAGCTGGAAACATGGACACAAGCGTATGTATGCGACATTGGCGGCTTGGCCCTTGAGGGCTGCGCGGTGCTGCCTGCCATAGGGACAAGGGGAGGAGCAGTGATCCTTTGGAACAAGAATGTAGTGTGTGTGGACACTCACGCGATCGGCTGCTATTCGATCACGGCAAAGGTTTCGAAAACACAGGGCGACGACAGCTTCTGGCTAACCACAGTGTATGGGCCAACTGATGATACAAGAAAGGAAGATTTCCTGGCCGAGATGGTGCGAGCAGCACCTCCGATGGGAGAGCCATGGATGATCAACGGTGACTTCAATGTCATCTACGAGGccagggacaagaacaatctgaaCCTGAACCGAAGACTTATGGGAAGATTTAGAGCGGCACTAGACAGAGCGCATCTCAGAGAAATCAAGTGCAAGAATAGGAGGTTTACTTGGACTAGCGAGTGCCAAGATCCAACCATGGTCAGCATTGACAAGGTTTTCTGCAACACCGAGCGGGAGGCTCTGTTCCCAGCACACATGCTCCTCGCTGCATCCACAGCCTACTCCGACCACTGCCCCCCTGTCCTTGCCAACTCAGCTGCCCCGCGCAAAAGGCCAATCTTCAAGTTTGAATCTTTCTGGCCCCGTTTCCCGCACTTTCAGGAGGCCGTGCAGCGAGCATGGCAGCGGCCAGTAAACCACGAATACCCGATCACACGGCTCAAGGTCAAGATGAGAAGAACTGCTGCTGACCTGAAGATTTGGGCTCGCACTCTCTTCAGTGATGCAAAAGCTCAGTTCCACCTGGCGTGCGAGGTAATGCTGCGGCTTGACGTGGCGCAAGAGCGAAGAAGCTTAACTCCAACAGAATTTCAGCTACGCCGACAACTGAAGCAAAGGCTGCTCGGGCTGGCAGCAATTGAGCGTGCCAGGAAGCGAAAGGCGTCCAGAATCTCATGGCTGCGAGCGGGAGACGCAAAAACAGCATTTTTCAGGCTAAGATCAACTCCAAGAGGCGTAAAAACTACATTCACTCTCTGTAGGCCGATACAATCACTGATGTCTCTCATGAAGACAAGGCAGCGGCTGCACACCAGCACTTCAGCAACCTGCTTGGCACCAGGATCAGCAGAGCTAGCACTATAA